A stretch of DNA from Bradyrhizobium algeriense:
CATTGGGCGGAGCGGCCCGAGGCCGACGCGGCACACTGCGCCATCGTTTGATAGCGGCACTCGAAATAGAAGTCCGCGATGCCGCCCTGGTAGATCTGCAGGCAAACGGGATAGCTCGGATCGTAGGTCTGGGCGCGGGCAGGTGCGGGCAGGTGCGGGCAGGGCAATCGTCGCGGCTAGGATCGTCAAAGCCGTTGCTGTGGCAGGTGCGTGTCGCAACTCCATCCTGATATCCTCTCAATACCTTGAGCAAGTAGCCCGCATGAGCTCGCGCGATTGCGTGCCCGGCGACGAGCGCAATTGCGCTCGCACCGTGATGACAGGCTCCGCGATATGCGGGGTGCAACCCGGATATCGCTACGCTACGCTTGCCACGAGCCCGTGTTTCAGACTTCCCGATCCTCAAATCCATACTCTCGATAGATAGCGGCGCGATCGGCGTGGGGGTTTAGCCGGCACTTTGCCTGGGCGAGATGCAGGTTAAGGGTCCCGGGCTGACAATTGGCTGCCAGCAATTTCTTGATGTCGTCCATCTGCTGGCGTGATTGCTGGGTCGGTTCGAGTTGCTCAAGCGCGACCAGTGCCGTTGCCAGCGCTTCCGTGACTACCCATTCGTCGTGGCCGGTGATTCCCTTTCTCGGCATGACGACCCGCATCCTTTGTCAGGGGCAACGGAGCAATTTCCGGCCGGCATTATAAGCCCAAACCGCAAATCGTCACCCGTGCCGCTTCAGTTTTCTTTGGCCTTAATGCACAAATAGACGCCTGAGCGGAGCGATGCGCGGCGAAGTCCACGCTACCGGTTCCTCCGCCGCGGCCGGACGAGGCCCTCAATCTCCGGTTGTATTGTCGGAATTCGGAAAATTCCTTCGGTCAAGCTTGCGTTGCACAACGCATATTTCTTCCGCGGAAGCACGACTCCCATCTAACCTGATCCAGCAGAGCGTTTTGAAGCGGCCTTGTTATGCTCAGATTATCGGCCGACGATGAGGGCTCAAAACTTTGAATCATGATTGGGGACCGTCATGAACCGGAATGACTTCAAGTCGATGTCCACTGACGAATTGTGGGCGCTCCATGAGGAAATTGCCACCAGGCTTGCGGCGGCACTGACGGCGGAAAAGAACGTGCTTGAAAACCGCCTGAGGCGACTCCAGCGCGGCATTGAAATTCAACATGCAACTGATGATGCCGAGTCTTCGCATGCCAAGTCTTCGCATGCCAAGTCTTCGAGTGCCAAGCCGTCTCATGGTAAGTCATCTCATGGCAAGTTGTCTCGCCATGCCAAGTCGTCGACGGAGCGCCGGCCCTATCCCGCTGTCGTTCCGAAATATCGGAATCCGGAGCGGCCGTCGGAGACCTGGGCGGGACGCGGCAAGAAGCCCCGCTGGCTGGCCGCACAACTAAAGTCCGGCAAGCGGATCGACGACTTTCGGATCAGGCAGGCCGCATAGGCGATCACTAAAGCCGCGCAGCTTCGGCTTTCTGAACCTGCTTGCGCAGTGCCTGCACCTCGGCCAGCCGTCTGGCGAGCTTTGCGGCCCCTTCGCGGGCGGCCCCTTCACGGATTGGCTTCCTTGAGGCAGACGGATGCCGTTTGGTTCTGCCCTGCGTTGCTCTCGCCGCCATCGTGGTTGCCCCTTCCTGAACTCTCCCCACGTTCACGGTGCTCTCTTGTTGGGTCGTCGGCTAGTGCCGGCCCGACACAGCGCGCGCGAAGATCGATGACGGTTCCACTTTTGGGACGTGTCGTGCTATCCGCGCAACATAAGATGCTTCATCGGCTTCGAATGGCCGCATGACCTTATTAATCAAGATTTTTGCGTTTCAACCGCATTTGCATATCAAACTTGAGGTCATATTTCTTTCCATCCGCACATACGGCATCGTCAACCTCGAACTGCTGATCGTCTTCGTCCATCTCGAACTTGCCGCCGGAACATCCTTCAGCTTGGACCGCAGCGGTGAGCCGTGCGCGTTCGTCTTCAGTAACCTGGCGATCGGCGAGCGCAGGCAAGACCGACATGGCGAGTAT
This window harbors:
- a CDS encoding H-NS histone family protein, with the translated sequence MNRNDFKSMSTDELWALHEEIATRLAAALTAEKNVLENRLRRLQRGIEIQHATDDAESSHAKSSHAKSSSAKPSHGKSSHGKLSRHAKSSTERRPYPAVVPKYRNPERPSETWAGRGKKPRWLAAQLKSGKRIDDFRIRQAA
- a CDS encoding DUF3551 domain-containing protein, encoding MPCPHLPAPARAQTYDPSYPVCLQIYQGGIADFYFECRYQTMAQCAASASGRSAQCVVNPYYGGPKTKPGKRQRPQQY
- a CDS encoding PepSY domain-containing protein, which gives rise to MRWIISIAILAMSVLPALADRQVTEDERARLTAAVQAEGCSGGKFEMDEDDQQFEVDDAVCADGKKYDLKFDMQMRLKRKNLD